Sequence from the Pirellulales bacterium genome:
GCGGAACCGCCGGTACCCTTCCAAATGATCGCCTGATTGGCGGGAGTTACAACAGCGGCAACGCCGGTGATCGTCAGTGAATTTCCAGCAAAACTGAAGTTGCCCGCAGACGACGGAGTTCGCAGCAGCTGACCACGAACGGGAGTAGTGGGCGAGTTGAGGTTGGTGTAGTCGTTCGCCGCTGCCGGGGCGTTCGAATCACTCCAATGCCCGGCGGTATTGAAGGAGGTTGTGCCGACCGCATCGTCAGCGGTCATGTTAATGACGGACGCCTGCGATGAAAGAACAAAACCGAAAAGTCCGACCACCAGAACGGCGATCGCCAACGAAATGCGAGAGATGGACATTAGCAAATTCCCCTGAAAACTTAAGTTGATCCTCTCAGTAGCTTTCCTCTACTTTGTGAAAGCTTGTGTGTCGCCTCTTCACAGCTCCACGATGCAAGCTTAGTGGTTATGGATTCAAAAAACCCCCAATCTTGCCCGGAAATAGGGAAGGATCGCGAGTTTCTTCTCTCGCTATTTCCGGCGACGAGCCGCGCCGATCAAACCGACCAGGCCCAAGCCGGCCAGAATCAACGTCGACGGTTCCGGCACGGCAGTCAGGCTGAATTCAGCCACGCTGCCATTCAACTTATTGGAGCCAAAAGCGATCCCGGTAATGGCGGAAGCGCCCGATGGATTGGCAGCCAGTTGGAGTGGTCCACCGCCTGTGGGTGTTACGCCGTCAACAAGCCAACTAATGGACCAAGGCGATGTCGTCGTATCAAGGATGATATCGACATCATGATATGCGCCCGTGGTGACCGAACCATTGACAAGATTGACCTTTTGATTCCCAGTCCCGTTGCCCTGAAACGCCTGCACCGCGCCGGTGCCTTTCATGATGATAAGGCCGGTTGAGTTATCGTTCGACAGCGCTTGGCCCCAAGTGTTGTGATTATTTAGTGCCGCGGGGACAAATGCCATGCCCAGCCAGTTGCCGGTTGTGGCCGGCGTTTCAGTTCCTGAATTGCTGTGCATGTGCAGATCGTAAATAAAGCCGTCGCCAGGATCCGGCGTGAAGGGGAGGAAAACGTTGCCGATTTGATTGGCGTCGTCTGCGCCATTAGTCGTCGTGGCGCCGGTAATGTTTGCGAATGTCGTTCCCAAGCCTGTGTTCGCGCCACCGCTAACGGTCCACAGCGCGTCGGTTGCGGTACTCGGAATTCCAAGATTCGCTGACGTAGCGGAAACATATGTGGCGCCGGCCGTGCCGCCATCAATACCGTTGGCTGTATCGGGCGTTCTACCGTTGATGGTGGTGGCAGCAGTGCCATCGAACAAATCGTCGTAGATGATGTCGGTCGCCAAAGCAGAACGGGCGATGCCGAATAGGCCAATCGCAAAGAGCGCGATCGCCAAAGAAGCGCGTGAGATGGACATTCGCAGACTCCCCTGAAAACTTAAGTTGTTCCTCTCGGTAGCTTTCCTCTACTTTGTGAAAGCTTGTGTGTCGCCTCTTCACAGCTCCACGATGCAAGCTTAAAGGTAATGCGTGCGCTTAAGTGCACGTCAAAATGTTGAATGCGAAGTTTCCTACTGGGAATAATGTTTTTTCCAACCGTGCTCTTAATGTAATTAGCGGCTACAACCATGTCCACTGTTTGGCGTTGAGATTTTACGTTTTTTTAATGTGTTTTTTGACATGCGGAGTGGACTGATGTGGGTGGCCAAGCCGGCTGCCTGAATGACCTGCTGCACTCCCGGGTAAGCCGTGGCTTTGTGGCAGCCATCTCTAGATCAGTGGGGAGGCAAAGGATGCCCCCTGAGGTGGCTTCCGGCAAGCCAAATTACTTGCTTTCCAGCTTAAAATCGTGCTGGTTGGAGCCTTCTTGAACATCTAACGTCAAGACGGATTCCAAGTTATATTTCGCCGGAACCGTCTCGGGGGGCACGATGCCGCCGGAGGTATCCACGCCCGGTGGAATGTGGCCCGGCTCGAAGACCTTCGGGGCCGAGATGGCTACTTGATACTTATTCACCACCACATGCTTCAGCTCGTATTGTCCGTTTTGAATGCCCGCGCCCGCCGAGGGAGTTTTTCCATCGATGGCGGTAACGATCACGCTTCCGATAACGACGGGTTTGCCGTCGAGGGTTACCTGGCCGTTGACATCGCCGGTGGCGGGCCCTCGATTGCAACCGCAGCAAGCGCTGGCCGTTACCAACAATGCGCAGGCGAATGGGAACGATCGGTGGATCATGTGGTTTGCTAAGGTCATTGGATGCCGCTTTGGTCTTGTGATTCCCAATTGGTCGAGACGCCGCCGAACGTGGTGTTCCAGCCGTCAATGGTGCTTAACGCGGCCCAAACGCCGCCGGTAATGGTTTCAGAAAAAAAGTGTACCGAACCATCCGCCATGGCTGCATTCACGCCGCCGACGTGGAAGCTACGGGCTGCATGATAAATTCCGTTAGTGGCATTGGCGTTGGTGCACGGGATAAACGGATACTTGCTGTTCGTCGTTGGATCGCAATACATGGGAGTGCCCAGAGGGTTAACCTTCAGCGTATCGGGAATCGAACTGTTTGGAGTCAGATAGTTTACCGCGGCCCCTGTCATGCCAGCAGTCGTCATAAACAAAGCGGTGCCGTCGTCATTGAGGATATCTCCACGATGATCGGCAGCATTATCTTCGGGAAACATGATGCATTCAGACATCACCATGGTCTTCGATGTGCCGTCGAGAATGTCCTTCAGCGCGACTTTGCGAGGCAGATTGCGGGAGTTAAAGTCGCTGAATCCAAAGGGGCCGTGAAATTGAAACATCGGTTGGCTGGTGTTTACAGTGACCGTCGGGTATCCAACGGGCCCCCAATTGAGCACATAGTTGCCGCGAGAGCGAGGAAAAGGACCGGGAGAAGGATCAACCAGGCCAGCCCAGGCGGGCCCACCGCGGTCACTTGGACAAAAATAAACGGCTACAGGGGTGGCACACGGGCCGCCACGCGTGCCAGCCGGGGTGTTAATGATGTTGGGGGGCATGTAATAGGGTGTGGTCAAACTATATTGCTGAGAAAGCGCCTTTTCTTCAATGTACGGCCAAAGTTCCGGCGGCCAGCCCTGCCGATTTTGAACACCGGCGATCGTGGGAGCATAGCAGGCATACGGCAACACTTTTCTCGTATCGTGATACAGTTGAATCGACAAGCCCCATTGCTTGAGGTTGTTAGTGCAACCGCTGCGGCGAGCGGCTTCGCGCGCAGCCTGCACGGCGGGCAACAACAGGGCAATCAAAATGCCGATAATGGCGATGACGACCAACAGCTCGACCAGCGTGAAGGCCGTACGGGACCGTGAGCCGTAGGCGCCAGTTGGATGACGCATTGGCGATTGGTAACAATTGGCAGCAGGTGCGTTCATAGATTTTGATTGCTCCACAAGCGAAAATCGGCGCGCCCCACATACGTGGCCCACGTCCACCATCCGCGCGCAGACAAACCTTCATGAATAAACGCCGCTGTAAAAGCGCCTGCTCACAAAACCCCCACGGAGACAAGCGTAAGCGGCGTGCCGCAACCCGATCGGCCAGCCGCTAAGAAAAGATACGGCCAGCCGACTCTGTCCTTATCATAGCAACAGGCGGCGAACGAGAAAATGAGATTTTCGTATGCAAGAGTAATTTTTTTTACTCGGCGCCAAAAAGAGACCTCCGGCCATTGGCGAGGGAAAATAAGGTCAGCGCGGCGTATTCTGGAACGGCCGGCAAGATAATTGACCGAGCCGGTTACCCAATAGAAGTTCGGAAATTTGGCCGAGGCGGTTTTAACCCTCCTTTTGGGTCGGCTGGAGATGTTGTTGCAGAAATTTGAGGAACACAACCCAATCGGCAGGCAGCGTGCCATGGCCGCCGGCGTGCATGTAATAGCCCATGGTGTGCAAAATTGGCTCGCCGGCAACGGGCATTTGGTCCGTGTCGAGCCCTTGCTTGCCCAGCAGCTTATAAACGGGCCCGGCCGCCACGGCAGCTAGAAATTCGCCCTTGGGATCAGACCAGCGATCGGTATCGCCCGTTTGCAGCAGCACAGGGCGCGGCGCAATCAGTGCCAGGAGCAGGTGGGAATCGACCGGAAACTGGTCGACTTTGTCGGCCCACTTTTGGTAGTTCGCGCAGAACTGGTACGGGTAGCGCGTAGGGGCCACCAAATGAGCAATGGTTTCGCCATAATTGCGGCGGCTTAATGCCGCGCCCCCTTCGCCGGAACAACTGGCAATGACCAAGGCGAAGCGTGGATCGTGGGCGGCGGTCCAGAGGACGGTTTTGCCCAGCCGCGAAACTCCCATCAGTGCCACGCGCTTGGCATCCACGCCAGCATCGGTTTCTAAATAATCCAAGGCGCGGCTTAAACCCCAGGCCCACGCGCCGATGGAACCCCATTCGTCGGGCGCCGGCTGGGTTTGCCCTGACTTGAGATACAGACTGCGCACACCGGAGCCAATCGCACCCAAGGCATCCGGATCGATATCGGCGTAATTCACGGTGGCAATTCCGAAACCTTTTTCCACAAGCGGCACAACGTTCAAGCTTCCAAATCGCCGGCCGTTGGAGGCCGGCACGCGCTTATTCTGCTGCCGATCCCAAATTTCGCCCTCTTTCACGCCCGGATCGTTTACCGCCAGGTTATTGGCCGTGAAGCCGGCATTCAGCAACAAGGGAACCGGCTGCTTGGCATCGGCCGGCAAATAGATGAGCAAATCCATTTTTGGCCCGGCCTTGTCTTTGGAGAAATAGATGGTCACTT
This genomic interval carries:
- a CDS encoding PEP-CTERM sorting domain-containing protein, producing the protein MSISRASLAIALFAIGLFGIARSALATDIIYDDLFDGTAATTINGRTPDTANGIDGGTAGATYVSATSANLGIPSTATDALWTVSGGANTGLGTTFANITGATTTNGADDANQIGNVFLPFTPDPGDGFIYDLHMHSNSGTETPATTGNWLGMAFVPAALNNHNTWGQALSNDNSTGLIIMKGTGAVQAFQGNGTGNQKVNLVNGSVTTGAYHDVDIILDTTTSPWSISWLVDGVTPTGGGPLQLAANPSGASAITGIAFGSNKLNGSVAEFSLTAVPEPSTLILAGLGLVGLIGAARRRK
- a CDS encoding DUF1559 domain-containing protein, whose amino-acid sequence is MRHPTGAYGSRSRTAFTLVELLVVIAIIGILIALLLPAVQAAREAARRSGCTNNLKQWGLSIQLYHDTRKVLPYACYAPTIAGVQNRQGWPPELWPYIEEKALSQQYSLTTPYYMPPNIINTPAGTRGGPCATPVAVYFCPSDRGGPAWAGLVDPSPGPFPRSRGNYVLNWGPVGYPTVTVNTSQPMFQFHGPFGFSDFNSRNLPRKVALKDILDGTSKTMVMSECIMFPEDNAADHRGDILNDDGTALFMTTAGMTGAAVNYLTPNSSIPDTLKVNPLGTPMYCDPTTNSKYPFIPCTNANATNGIYHAARSFHVGGVNAAMADGSVHFFSETITGGVWAALSTIDGWNTTFGGVSTNWESQDQSGIQ
- a CDS encoding acetylxylan esterase, which produces MKLANRLLFAALISVGLSSAGASGQVADAPDGNVAGIPANYTESKVGEYSLPDPLQLADGQKVADANTWFAKRRPEIVKLFEENQFGKSPERPAEMSFDVFDAGTPAFDGKALRRQVTIYFSKDKAGPKMDLLIYLPADAKQPVPLLLNAGFTANNLAVNDPGVKEGEIWDRQQNKRVPASNGRRFGSLNVVPLVEKGFGIATVNYADIDPDALGAIGSGVRSLYLKSGQTQPAPDEWGSIGAWAWGLSRALDYLETDAGVDAKRVALMGVSRLGKTVLWTAAHDPRFALVIASCSGEGGAALSRRNYGETIAHLVAPTRYPYQFCANYQKWADKVDQFPVDSHLLLALIAPRPVLLQTGDTDRWSDPKGEFLAAVAAGPVYKLLGKQGLDTDQMPVAGEPILHTMGYYMHAGGHGTLPADWVVFLKFLQQHLQPTQKEG